The Pyrus communis chromosome 12, drPyrComm1.1, whole genome shotgun sequence genomic sequence AGAAGAATGAAATTGCAAAAGCTGTGGAAGATGAGCTCGAAAAAGTAATGCTGCAAAGCAAAATTCATATAATACTGTGGTGTCTAAATACAACTCGACTTTTAACCAAGTTGCTTTTCGTGCGTTGCAGGCCATGTCTGCATACGGTTATGAGATTGTGCAAACGCTCATTGTTGACATAGAACCAGATGAGCATGTGAAACGGGCAATGAATGAAATCAATGCTGGTATGAGTCTTATTCTCGATGGTTATGCAGTTCCTTTAATGTATTTTATTGTTCTGCACATGTGATCTGTTTGGTTTCAATTGTTTTACCAtcttttctatatttttcaGCTGCAAGAATGAGAGTGGCAACTAATGAGAAGGCAGAGGCTGAGAAGATATTGCAGATTAAACGAGCTGAGGGTGAGGCTGAGTCAAAGTATCTCTCTGGGCTGGGTATAGCTCGCCAGCGTCAAGCAATTGTAGATGGTTTGAGAGACAGTGTGCTGGGGTTCTCCGTCAATGTTCCAGGGACGACTGCAAAGGATGTCATGGACATGGTCCTTGTCACTCAGTATTTTGACACCATGAAGGAAATCGGCGCTGCCTCTAAATCCTCAGCCGTGTTTATTCCCCATGGACCTGGTGCTGTACGGGATGTAGCTTCTCAGATTCGTGATGGACTTCTTCAGGGTTCTCATCAGTAGTCGGGTTCATCTACAAGCTTTTTATCGCTCATCTGCAGGAACTTCTTTTGGGTCATTACGACGTGCTTTATTTGTTTATAGTTTTCTTTTCGTGGTTTAGTTGTTTCATACTGTATATGTGAGCATATACGTAGTGAGCGTAGAATGATCTTATACAATGAGATAATTATTCGTGTAAACATGAATCTTGTACAGTTTTGCCTTTTTCAGACAGACTTAAAAGCGTTTTTATTTGTCGAGTGCATGAATTTCTTCACAAAAATGTGTCACATTTTTTACTCATTTTCATATCGTAATTTGAATTTGCAACACCGGCAAAATTTGCTTACAAATTAGGTTATTTTAGAGCCTAACACAAAAGAGAGTCCAAAGTTTGGACTTCTCTTTACGCCTATAAAATCCACTTCTCCAGATATAGACAGAAACACCTTCTGCCGTAACCATTGCCGTATAAGAACGCCAACATTGCCGTGTGTGCTAACTCGAGCCTTCGCCACTGTAGACGGCAAGAATGCGTGTTGGGCGCCAATGGCCAGGGCGGTATCATTGATTGAGAAGCTATGCTTCAACTCTGCTCCGAGGGCTGTGTTGCTCAGGGGATTGCTCACATGGACAAGGAAGCAGAAACAAAGTCGCTATTGAATCTGGAACCGGCATTGAACTTGTCTAATGTTCCTGCATATATGTCGAAGGCAGGGTCGGTTCCAATGGAAATCAGAGAACTGCCTCCTGTCACGGTAGAAAAGTTTGCAACTGGAGCATCTCTTAAAGGGATTTCGTATCAGCCCGATTCCTCCAGCAACCGTAGCAAAACCATTTTCGCATTGCAGTTCCACCTGTTAGCCACAATGAACACTGCATAATGACTATTTCATTTCAGAGCGCTTATAACAATTCCCGATGGAAAATAACAGGAAGTTCTTACCCTGCCACAATCTGGTATATGAAAAAACTGAATAGGGTGCCGTGTCCAGGAGCAACCAGATCAACTGCAACAGTCACAGAAACCATCAAACCGTCacgaaaaaaaaagagttgcaGCATACTTGACAGAAAAGTAATGTTGTGAAGAAGCAAATCATAGATCATTAGACAGATTAACCTTTGTATGAGATATCACTAATCCAGTTGAATTATTTCGAATCAAACCGAATCAGCGGTTCATGAACATAGTCCTTGCAGAGAAGACCTGATCAAGATTACAAGAAAATGTTAAGGATTGATGGAAAGGAAAAGAGgagacaaagagaagaaggaagaactgGAGGTGCAGACTGCAGAGTAAATTTAACCTCTGGCATACTCGCCAATGTCGTAGTTACTCATTGCTTGTCGTTGAAGCAATTGAGATCAAGGTTATTTATATCTGGATTAATGGGTTCAAATATGTGTTCTTGTATAATGTgggatgcatgtggatttagTGTAAACCCGAGCAGAGGGACattttaggattcatacagccgatcCCACGTAATATGATAAGACTTTGCCGTTGTCGTTTGCACGTGAATTTAGTGAGGAAGTTTCCTCATTG encodes the following:
- the LOC137710662 gene encoding hypersensitive-induced reaction 1 protein isoform X1, which gives rise to MNVVGEELYSFDVVENMGNLFCCVQVDQSTVAIRERFGKFVDVLEPGCHCLPWFLGHQLAGHLSLRLQQLDVRCETKTKDNVFVNVVASIQYRALANKADDAFYKLTNTRSQIQAYVFDVIRASVPKLNLDAAFEQKNEIAKAVEDELEKAMSAYGYEIVQTLIVDIEPDEHVKRAMNEINAAARMRVATNEKAEAEKILQIKRAEGEAESKYLSGLGIARQRQAIVDGLRDSVLGFSVNVPGTTAKDVMDMVLVTQYFDTMKEIGAASKSSAVFIPHGPGAVRDVASQIRDGLLQGSHQ
- the LOC137710662 gene encoding hypersensitive-induced response protein-like protein 1 isoform X2 — translated: MGNLFCCVQVDQSTVAIRERFGKFVDVLEPGCHCLPWFLGHQLAGHLSLRLQQLDVRCETKTKDNVFVNVVASIQYRALANKADDAFYKLTNTRSQIQAYVFDVIRASVPKLNLDAAFEQKNEIAKAVEDELEKAMSAYGYEIVQTLIVDIEPDEHVKRAMNEINAAARMRVATNEKAEAEKILQIKRAEGEAESKYLSGLGIARQRQAIVDGLRDSVLGFSVNVPGTTAKDVMDMVLVTQYFDTMKEIGAASKSSAVFIPHGPGAVRDVASQIRDGLLQGSHQ